One window from the genome of Echinicola vietnamensis DSM 17526 encodes:
- the gcvH gene encoding glycine cleavage system protein GcvH yields MDFPKDLKYTKDHEWVKIEGETATIGITEFAQRELGDIVYVEVETVGETIETGEVFGTVEAVKTVSDLFMPLNGEITEFNEELEGSPELVNDSPYEDGWMIKVKLEGALPDDLLSAEAYAELVGE; encoded by the coding sequence ATGGACTTCCCTAAAGACTTAAAGTACACAAAAGACCACGAGTGGGTAAAAATCGAAGGCGAAACCGCTACCATTGGCATTACGGAATTTGCCCAAAGAGAATTGGGTGATATCGTTTACGTGGAAGTAGAAACTGTCGGTGAAACTATTGAGACCGGAGAAGTGTTCGGTACAGTAGAGGCGGTAAAAACCGTATCGGACCTATTCATGCCTTTAAATGGTGAAATCACTGAATTCAATGAAGAGCTGGAAGGTTCTCCTGAGCTGGTCAATGATTCACCTTATGAAGACGGTTGGATGATCAAGGTCAAATTGGAAGGAGCACTTCCTGACGACCTCCTGTCCGCCGAAGCTTACGCCGAACTGGTTGGTGAATAA